A part of Gemmatimonadaceae bacterium genomic DNA contains:
- a CDS encoding amidohydrolase family protein, translating to MRPIRFRATSAAVLAVAFGASRVSAQFYTSLRTPSDSAITIHAARVIDGRGRIEGDMLVTVRAGRIERVEKYSPARRATYELGDATLLPGLIDAHVHPGWYFTRTVSLNNRDRSDTPVQSALARAGNLYATLMAGFTTIQSVGGPEDLDLRDAVNRWQIPGPRILTSITQLTDTALSPDSLRARVRSLKARGADLIKLFASSGLGAGGQQLLSDAQIEAICSEAKAQGLRTVVHAISAQSVRAATLAGCTEIEHGTFATDAELELMAKHGTIFDPQVCLVFQNYIDHRDAYARNGFTDASFKALADAIPTATAMFKRAIATPGLKVIFGTDAVALAHGRNAEELFCRVKAGQSPMDAITSATSATANALGLGERLGVVAAGFDADLIATRGNPANDIAALTNVVFVMRGGVVFK from the coding sequence ATGAGACCGATTCGTTTTCGTGCAACCTCGGCCGCGGTGCTCGCCGTCGCGTTCGGCGCGTCGCGCGTCTCCGCGCAATTCTACACGTCACTGCGCACGCCGAGTGATTCGGCGATCACGATTCATGCGGCCCGCGTGATCGACGGGCGGGGCCGGATCGAGGGCGACATGCTCGTGACCGTGCGCGCCGGGCGCATCGAGCGTGTCGAGAAATACTCGCCCGCGCGGCGCGCGACATACGAGCTCGGCGACGCGACGCTCTTGCCCGGTCTCATCGACGCACACGTGCATCCGGGCTGGTACTTCACGCGCACCGTCAGCCTCAACAATCGCGATCGCAGCGACACTCCCGTGCAGTCTGCTCTCGCGCGCGCGGGAAATCTTTATGCAACCTTAATGGCCGGCTTCACGACGATTCAAAGCGTCGGCGGACCGGAGGACCTCGATCTGCGCGACGCGGTGAATCGATGGCAGATTCCCGGACCGCGCATTCTGACGTCGATCACGCAGCTCACTGACACGGCGCTCTCACCTGATTCACTGCGCGCACGGGTGCGCTCGCTCAAGGCGCGCGGCGCCGATCTGATCAAGTTGTTCGCGTCGTCGGGACTCGGGGCGGGTGGTCAGCAATTGTTGTCTGACGCGCAGATCGAAGCGATCTGCAGCGAAGCCAAAGCACAGGGGCTACGCACGGTGGTGCACGCGATCAGCGCGCAGAGTGTGCGTGCCGCGACGCTCGCCGGCTGCACCGAGATCGAGCACGGCACGTTCGCGACTGACGCGGAGCTCGAGCTCATGGCCAAGCATGGAACGATCTTCGATCCGCAGGTGTGCCTCGTCTTTCAGAACTACATCGACCATCGCGACGCATATGCGCGCAATGGGTTCACCGACGCATCGTTCAAAGCGTTGGCCGACGCGATTCCGACCGCGACGGCGATGTTCAAGCGCGCGATCGCGACGCCGGGGCTCAAGGTGATCTTTGGTACCGATGCCGTCGCGCTGGCGCACGGGCGCAACGCGGAGGAGTTGTTCTGCCGCGTGAAGGCCGGTCAGTCGCCGATGGACGCGATCACCTCGGCGACGTCGGCGACCGCGAACGCGCTGGGCCTGGGTGAGCGCCTTGGCGTCGTCGCCGCGGGATTCGACGCGGATCTCATCGCGACACGCGGCAATCCCGCAAACGACATCGCCGCGCTCACGAACGTGGTATTCGTGATGCGCGGCGGGGTCGTGTTCAAATGA
- the pdxH gene encoding pyridoxamine 5'-phosphate oxidase, whose translation MMDGMPRDPFARFSMLLEAAKALPREILPEPTAMALATVDERARPSLRIVLLKHVDERGFVFYTNYESRKGRELLATKRAALCFHWQPLEEQVRVEGVAEQVSAAEADAYFASRARGSQLGAWASTQSSVMAEADELARRLAETEQRFSGREVPRPPYWSGFRVVPEVIEFWKSMPSRLHVRHRYTRRGEGWEIGRLYP comes from the coding sequence ATGATGGATGGAATGCCGCGCGATCCGTTCGCGCGCTTCAGCATGCTGCTCGAGGCGGCGAAAGCGCTGCCGCGCGAAATCCTTCCCGAGCCGACGGCGATGGCCCTCGCCACGGTGGACGAGCGCGCGAGGCCGAGTCTGCGTATCGTGCTGCTCAAGCACGTGGATGAGCGCGGGTTCGTCTTCTACACGAACTACGAGAGCCGCAAGGGGCGCGAGCTCCTTGCGACGAAACGTGCCGCGCTCTGCTTCCATTGGCAGCCGCTCGAGGAACAGGTGCGGGTCGAAGGCGTCGCCGAACAGGTTTCGGCGGCGGAGGCCGACGCGTACTTCGCCTCGCGCGCGCGGGGCAGCCAACTCGGCGCGTGGGCGTCGACGCAGAGCAGCGTGATGGCGGAGGCCGACGAACTCGCTCGGCGGCTGGCCGAGACGGAGCAACGTTTCTCGGGTCGCGAGGTCCCGCGGCCGCCGTACTGGTCGGGCTTTCGCGTCGTTCCGGAGGTGATCGAGTTCTGGAAGAGCATGCCGAGCCGGCTGCACGTGCGGCATCGGTATACGCGGCGTGGCGAGGGGTGGGAGATTGGGCGGTTGTATCCGTGA
- a CDS encoding ATP-binding cassette domain-containing protein, which produces MAAIETHALRKVYPGAPATKRRGGPSRRTPSGAPGMPGMPGMPGMPPGIRPPGGDVIALQGLDLEVREGEFFGLLGPNGAGKTTTIGILTTRVKPTSGTALIAGHNVASDPVGVRQRIGVVPQRPNPDRSLNVLENLVFHAAYFGIPSSVATPRANALLAQLDIAEKANAKVDEMSGGQQQRLMIARALIHEPRVIFLDEPTVGLDPQTRLSLWDILRGLHAEGRTIVMTTHYMEEADKLCDRIAIVDRGELLELDTPEALKERAPGGTLVEVSLSGPADNVLEATRTLDGVLRAESHGDVLRVYSDRGGRVISPVIQVAEEGGLNVTNVSLTEPSLETLFVARTGRKLD; this is translated from the coding sequence ATGGCCGCCATCGAAACGCACGCGTTGCGGAAGGTGTATCCGGGCGCGCCCGCCACGAAGCGGCGCGGCGGCCCGTCACGGCGGACGCCATCGGGCGCGCCGGGCATGCCGGGTATGCCGGGCATGCCGGGCATGCCACCTGGAATTCGTCCGCCTGGCGGCGACGTCATCGCGCTGCAGGGACTCGATCTGGAGGTGCGCGAAGGGGAGTTCTTCGGCCTCCTGGGCCCCAACGGCGCGGGCAAGACGACGACGATCGGCATTCTCACGACACGTGTGAAGCCGACGTCCGGCACGGCGCTCATCGCCGGCCACAACGTCGCATCGGATCCGGTCGGGGTGCGGCAACGCATCGGCGTCGTCCCGCAGCGGCCCAATCCCGATCGCAGTCTCAACGTGCTCGAGAATCTCGTGTTTCACGCGGCGTACTTCGGCATTCCGTCGTCCGTCGCGACGCCGCGCGCCAATGCGCTGCTGGCGCAGCTCGACATCGCTGAGAAGGCGAACGCCAAAGTCGACGAGATGTCAGGCGGTCAGCAGCAGCGCCTCATGATCGCACGCGCGCTCATTCACGAGCCGCGCGTGATCTTTCTCGACGAGCCCACCGTCGGTCTCGATCCGCAGACGCGTCTCTCGCTCTGGGACATTCTGCGCGGGCTGCATGCGGAAGGCCGTACGATCGTGATGACGACGCACTACATGGAAGAGGCGGACAAGCTGTGCGATCGCATCGCGATCGTCGACCGCGGAGAACTGCTGGAGCTCGACACGCCCGAGGCGCTCAAGGAACGCGCGCCGGGCGGCACGCTTGTCGAGGTGAGCCTCTCCGGTCCAGCGGACAACGTGCTCGAGGCGACGCGAACGCTCGACGGCGTGCTGCGCGCCGAATCGCACGGCGATGTGCTCCGCGTCTACAGCGATCGCGGCGGCCGCGTGATCTCCCCCGTCATTCAAGTCGCCGAAGAGGGCGGCTTGAACGTCACCAACGTCAGTCTCACCGAACCCAGCCTCGAGACGTTGTTCGTGGCGAGAACCGGGAGGAAACTCGATTGA
- a CDS encoding TetR/AcrR family transcriptional regulator, which translates to MDSHSPAVKRSRRAAPRPPDAAAESLPTKQSRSKETMTKLLDAAEAVLAEGGLEQATVPAIAARAGLSVGVVYRRFPDKDALLRAVYERYFERARATGAHAGDPQWWEGISLPDTARTVVNSIVAQHRHHRQLLRALTTYTQTADAEFRKRVDDLNAHSLRNVASLLLQRRAQIHHPDPERAVSFGLFMVAASMRAVTQASESSLRPFGIAEADLGDELTRMFLTYLGVRGRPTFNPLLHRR; encoded by the coding sequence ATGGATTCACATTCCCCCGCCGTCAAGCGTTCGCGACGCGCCGCGCCCCGCCCGCCCGACGCCGCGGCCGAATCGCTGCCCACCAAGCAGTCGCGCAGCAAGGAAACGATGACGAAGCTGCTCGACGCCGCGGAGGCCGTGCTCGCCGAGGGCGGCCTGGAGCAGGCGACCGTGCCGGCGATCGCCGCTCGAGCCGGCCTGTCCGTCGGCGTCGTCTATCGCCGCTTCCCTGACAAGGACGCATTACTGCGCGCGGTCTACGAGCGCTACTTCGAGCGAGCGCGCGCGACCGGCGCACATGCTGGCGATCCGCAGTGGTGGGAGGGCATCTCCCTCCCCGACACGGCGCGCACGGTCGTGAATTCGATCGTGGCGCAGCATCGGCATCACCGGCAGCTTCTGCGCGCGCTCACGACGTACACGCAGACCGCGGACGCCGAATTCCGGAAGCGTGTGGACGATCTCAACGCGCACAGCCTGCGAAACGTCGCATCGCTGCTGCTCCAACGACGCGCGCAGATCCATCATCCCGATCCGGAGCGCGCCGTGAGCTTTGGCCTCTTCATGGTCGCCGCGTCGATGCGTGCGGTGACGCAAGCCAGCGAGTCGTCGCTTCGCCCGTTCGGCATCGCCGAGGCCGACCTCGGCGACGAGCTCACGCGCATGTTCCTCACCTACTTGGGCGTACGCGGACGTCCGACGTTCAATCCGCTACTGCACCGTCGATGA
- a CDS encoding prolyl oligopeptidase family serine peptidase — MKRVVVVLLTLPSVAAFAQAPKKALTQADWDKWKSINAPALSNDGKWAVYTLLPQVGDGELVIRSTTGNTEYRVPRGYLSRPNNIPGGLRGPAGGTGEEAPTGPTAPPALISADSRFVIVSVEPSEAEVEKMGRNPGAAANRQSLVIVNLADGKTTTISGARNARVAKDNGTWVAYTESDSVTGNAGNAGGAAPTANGGGRGGRGGRGGGGGAAGGRRQFGSLLVLRNLATGTEEKLGDVLGYAFDDSAKVLAYSVVSRDSTKDGEFIRNMANGSTQTLLSGNGDYRTPVFDHAQHDIIFLSNKDEFGRRGARFSLYEAPVTGGAAQLLVAPSQVPTGLHIADAGPLAFTRSGTAITFNVAPPPIDSVPADSLVGKAVFDLWHYKDKTLQPTQKLNAQRDRNPSYAAIYYPATKKLVQLADESIPQVTVSDDGRVGLANSRERYMIEQMWGDGGMDVYVIDPSTNTRKLIAEKINGQATLSPDAKYVVYYNKKSWYSYNIASAKAVNLTKGMNVHFDNETDDHPAEPPAWGLAGWTKGDGAVLIYDRYDVWQFDPSGATKAVVVTDSVGRKSHIQFRLAEAGGGRGGRGGGGRGGAGAGSAEDRALDANQVIDLRAVDQETMASGYYRDQLGVKKAPEKVVMANVAYGPVIKAANADVYMTTKSTFVEFPNLWVGPSLTNLSQISDANPQQKDYKWGTAELVRWTSADGKPLKGILYKPDGFDPSKKYPMISYYYEILSNGLYSYVPPNGRNVINPTHYVSNGYVVFEPDIVYSNGHPGMSAYNSIVPGVKAVIARGGIDEKHLGLQGQSWGGYQTAFVITKTHMFAAAMAGAPVANMTSAYGGIRWGTGISRAGQYESGQSRIGKPLVDAPELYLENSPLFHLRNVTTPLFIMNNDADDAVPWYQGIEFFVGMRRLGKEVYFIDYNNDVHNPASRANQKDIAMRMQQFFDNKLMGAPAPDWMVHGIPYVAKGKDQLGPAPVQAGGITP; from the coding sequence ATGAAACGGGTCGTTGTTGTGTTGCTCACTCTCCCCTCCGTCGCCGCGTTCGCCCAAGCGCCCAAGAAGGCGCTGACTCAGGCCGACTGGGACAAGTGGAAGTCGATCAATGCGCCCGCGCTGTCGAACGACGGCAAGTGGGCCGTTTACACGCTGCTCCCGCAGGTCGGCGACGGCGAGCTGGTGATTCGCTCGACGACCGGCAACACGGAGTATCGCGTGCCGCGCGGATACCTTTCGCGCCCGAACAACATCCCCGGCGGACTTCGCGGTCCGGCCGGTGGTACGGGCGAAGAAGCGCCGACCGGTCCGACCGCGCCACCGGCGTTGATCTCCGCTGACAGCAGGTTCGTCATCGTCAGCGTTGAGCCGTCCGAGGCCGAAGTCGAAAAGATGGGCCGCAATCCCGGCGCCGCGGCGAACCGCCAGTCGTTGGTCATCGTGAATCTCGCCGACGGCAAAACCACGACGATCTCCGGTGCGCGCAACGCGCGGGTCGCGAAGGACAACGGCACTTGGGTCGCCTACACCGAATCCGATAGCGTCACGGGCAACGCCGGTAACGCCGGGGGCGCTGCGCCGACGGCGAACGGTGGTGGTCGCGGCGGACGTGGTGGGCGTGGCGGTGGCGGAGGCGCTGCTGGTGGCCGGCGTCAGTTCGGCTCGCTGCTCGTACTCCGCAACCTCGCTACGGGCACCGAGGAGAAGCTCGGCGACGTTCTTGGCTACGCCTTCGACGATAGCGCCAAGGTGCTCGCCTACAGCGTCGTGTCGCGCGACTCCACCAAGGACGGCGAGTTCATTCGCAACATGGCGAACGGCTCGACGCAGACGCTGCTCTCGGGCAACGGCGACTATCGCACGCCGGTGTTCGATCACGCGCAGCACGACATCATCTTCCTCTCGAACAAGGACGAATTCGGCCGCCGCGGCGCGCGCTTCTCGCTGTACGAAGCGCCCGTTACTGGCGGCGCGGCGCAGTTGCTCGTGGCGCCGTCGCAGGTGCCGACCGGCTTGCACATCGCGGACGCGGGTCCGCTCGCCTTCACGCGTAGCGGCACGGCAATCACGTTCAACGTCGCGCCGCCGCCGATCGACTCGGTGCCGGCTGATTCGCTCGTCGGCAAAGCGGTGTTCGATCTCTGGCACTATAAGGACAAGACGCTCCAGCCGACGCAGAAGTTGAACGCACAGCGCGATCGCAATCCATCATACGCGGCGATCTACTATCCGGCGACGAAGAAGCTGGTGCAGCTCGCCGACGAATCGATTCCGCAGGTGACCGTGTCCGACGACGGCCGCGTCGGTCTCGCGAACTCGCGCGAGCGCTACATGATCGAGCAAATGTGGGGCGACGGCGGCATGGACGTCTACGTGATCGATCCGTCGACGAACACCCGCAAGCTCATCGCCGAGAAGATCAACGGGCAGGCGACGCTCTCGCCGGACGCGAAGTACGTCGTCTACTACAACAAGAAGAGCTGGTACTCGTACAACATCGCGAGCGCCAAGGCCGTGAACCTCACCAAGGGGATGAACGTCCACTTCGACAACGAGACCGACGATCATCCGGCTGAACCGCCCGCGTGGGGCCTGGCCGGCTGGACGAAGGGCGACGGCGCGGTCCTGATCTACGATCGCTACGACGTGTGGCAGTTCGATCCGAGCGGCGCGACGAAAGCGGTCGTCGTCACCGATTCGGTCGGCCGCAAGAGCCACATTCAGTTCCGTCTTGCGGAAGCGGGCGGCGGCCGCGGTGGTCGCGGTGGCGGTGGTCGCGGCGGCGCCGGCGCGGGCAGCGCCGAAGATCGCGCGCTGGATGCGAATCAGGTGATCGACCTCCGCGCCGTCGACCAGGAGACCATGGCGAGCGGCTACTACCGCGATCAGCTCGGCGTGAAGAAAGCGCCGGAGAAAGTCGTGATGGCGAACGTGGCGTATGGCCCGGTGATCAAGGCCGCCAACGCGGACGTCTACATGACGACGAAGAGCACCTTCGTCGAGTTCCCGAATCTGTGGGTCGGTCCGTCGCTCACGAACCTGTCACAGATCTCTGATGCGAACCCGCAGCAGAAGGATTACAAGTGGGGCACCGCGGAGCTCGTGCGTTGGACGAGCGCCGACGGCAAGCCGCTCAAGGGCATTCTTTACAAGCCTGACGGTTTCGATCCGTCGAAGAAGTACCCGATGATCTCGTACTACTACGAGATCCTCTCGAACGGGTTGTACAGTTACGTGCCGCCGAACGGCCGCAACGTCATCAACCCGACGCACTACGTGTCGAACGGGTACGTCGTATTCGAGCCGGACATCGTGTATTCGAACGGACATCCGGGCATGAGCGCGTACAACTCGATCGTGCCGGGCGTGAAGGCCGTCATCGCCAGGGGCGGCATCGATGAGAAGCATCTGGGCCTGCAAGGACAGTCGTGGGGCGGCTACCAGACGGCGTTCGTGATCACGAAGACGCACATGTTCGCCGCCGCCATGGCGGGCGCGCCGGTCGCGAACATGACGAGCGCCTACGGCGGCATTCGCTGGGGCACGGGTATCTCGCGCGCCGGCCAGTACGAGTCGGGCCAGAGCCGCATCGGCAAGCCGCTGGTCGACGCGCCCGAGCTCTACCTCGAGAACTCGCCGCTCTTCCACCTGCGCAACGTCACGACGCCGCTGTTCATCATGAACAACGACGCCGACGACGCGGTACCCTGGTACCAGGGGATCGAATTCTTCGTCGGCATGCGCCGGCTTGGCAAAGAAGTGTATTTCATCGATTACAACAACGACGTCCACAATCCGGCGAGCCGCGCGAACCAGAAGGACATCGCGATGCGCATGCAGCAGTTCTTCGACAACAAGCTCATGGGCGCGCCGGCGCCGGATTGGATGGTGCACGGCATTCCGTACGTCGCGAAGGGGAAGGACCAGCTGGGGCCGGCGCCGGTGCAGGCGGGGGGGATTACGCCCTGA
- the speA gene encoding biosynthetic arginine decarboxylase — translation MATRIADNVPADSEGGSTWSIDAARTLYNVEGWGAGFFDVNEKGHAVVRPDKERPELEIDLYEITNDLEEQGIALPVLLRFSDILRSRIESLTTRFDQAREEFGYTGGYTTVYPIKVNQQRHVVEEIVEFGKAHGVGLECGSKPELQAVLGLSETTDHVIVCNGYKDEEFMRLALMGQKLGHKVYIVIEQLSEIDVLLSVADELGVVPTAGIRIKLASRGFGRWKESGGEKSKFGLNAAQLMQAIDKLRAAGRLDIVKLVHFHLGSQITDIRFIKLGLTELTRFYVELRNIGLDITHVDVGGGLGVDYDGTNSTSDASVNYSLQEYANDVVYTLAEACREHEIPMPHIISESGRALTAHHALLLIKVIDVESQGDRPLPDLTDDDHQLLHEMMADYRDASRKNVSKRRIREIFHDLTFDKERAQEMFNSGVFSLRERAMAEQLYFGTVNVLSKFVERHRDDFEDIITDLDATLVDRYFCNFSLFQSLPDSWAIDQLFPIMPIHRLDEEPMRRGSLQDVTCDSDGKIDRFVGEKGGNPSLELHEFRDGEPYMLGVFLTGAYQEILGDLHNLFGDTNAVHIRLGPNGSYEVTDLVHGDTVTEVLNYVQFRATDLLQTFRRKVASAKHISRQEANTFIADYVAGLEGYTYLEGEAAQ, via the coding sequence ATGGCCACACGCATCGCTGACAACGTGCCGGCGGATTCAGAGGGCGGATCGACCTGGTCGATCGACGCCGCGCGCACGTTGTACAACGTCGAAGGGTGGGGTGCGGGTTTCTTCGACGTGAATGAGAAAGGGCACGCCGTCGTGCGGCCCGACAAGGAACGGCCGGAGCTCGAGATCGATCTCTACGAGATCACGAATGATCTCGAGGAACAGGGCATCGCGCTGCCGGTGCTGCTGCGATTCTCCGACATTCTGCGGTCGCGCATCGAGTCGCTGACCACGCGCTTCGATCAGGCGCGCGAGGAATTCGGGTATACCGGCGGGTATACCACGGTCTACCCGATCAAGGTGAATCAGCAGCGGCACGTGGTCGAGGAGATCGTGGAGTTCGGCAAGGCGCACGGCGTCGGCCTCGAGTGCGGAAGCAAGCCGGAGCTGCAAGCGGTGCTCGGTCTCTCCGAGACGACGGACCACGTCATCGTCTGCAACGGCTACAAGGACGAGGAGTTCATGCGCCTCGCCCTCATGGGCCAGAAACTCGGGCACAAGGTGTACATCGTCATCGAACAGCTGAGCGAGATCGACGTGCTGCTCAGCGTCGCCGACGAGCTCGGCGTCGTGCCCACCGCCGGCATTCGCATCAAGCTCGCGTCGCGCGGGTTCGGGCGCTGGAAGGAGAGTGGCGGCGAGAAGTCGAAGTTCGGGCTGAACGCCGCGCAGCTGATGCAAGCCATCGACAAGCTGCGCGCCGCGGGCCGCCTCGACATCGTCAAGCTCGTGCACTTTCACCTCGGCTCGCAGATCACGGACATCCGCTTCATCAAGCTTGGCTTGACGGAGCTCACGCGGTTTTATGTCGAGCTGCGCAACATCGGTCTCGATATTACGCACGTCGACGTCGGCGGCGGACTCGGTGTGGATTACGACGGGACGAACTCGACCTCCGACGCGAGCGTGAACTACTCGCTGCAGGAGTACGCGAACGACGTCGTGTACACGCTGGCCGAGGCGTGCCGGGAGCACGAGATCCCGATGCCGCACATCATCAGCGAGTCGGGGCGAGCGCTGACCGCGCATCACGCGCTGCTGTTGATCAAGGTCATCGACGTCGAATCCCAGGGCGATCGGCCGCTGCCGGACCTGACCGACGACGACCATCAACTGCTGCACGAGATGATGGCGGACTATCGAGACGCATCGCGCAAGAACGTCTCGAAGCGGCGCATTCGCGAGATCTTCCACGATCTGACGTTCGACAAGGAGCGCGCGCAAGAGATGTTCAACAGCGGCGTGTTTTCGCTGCGCGAGCGCGCCATGGCGGAACAGCTCTACTTTGGCACGGTGAACGTGTTGTCGAAGTTCGTCGAGCGGCACCGCGACGATTTCGAGGACATCATCACCGATCTCGATGCGACGCTGGTCGACCGCTACTTCTGCAATTTCTCATTGTTCCAGTCGCTGCCCGACAGTTGGGCGATCGACCAGCTCTTTCCGATCATGCCGATTCACCGGCTGGATGAGGAGCCGATGCGCCGCGGCTCGCTGCAGGACGTGACGTGCGACTCCGACGGAAAGATCGATCGGTTCGTGGGCGAGAAGGGCGGCAACCCGAGCCTCGAGCTGCACGAGTTCCGCGACGGCGAGCCCTACATGCTCGGCGTGTTTCTCACCGGCGCGTACCAGGAGATCCTGGGCGACCTGCACAATCTCTTCGGGGATACGAACGCGGTGCACATTCGGCTAGGGCCGAACGGCAGCTATGAGGTGACGGATCTCGTGCACGGCGATACCGTGACTGAAGTGCTCAATTACGTTCAGTTCCGCGCGACCGATCTCTTGCAGACGTTTCGGCGCAAGGTGGCGAGCGCGAAGCACATCAGCCGGCAAGAAGCGAATACGTTCATCGCGGATTACGTGGCCGGGCTCGAGGGCTATACCTACCTCGAGGGTGAGGCGGCGCAGTAG
- a CDS encoding four helix bundle protein: MNSTQTSRRAPTNHRELEVWRLAMELVVEIYAATSMFPADERFGLTSQLRRAAVSIPANIAEGKARFGTAEYRRFVSIARGSVAELETELELAVRLGFVPRERLHTAVAQLDGVSRMLTTLVKRLSS, from the coding sequence ATGAACTCAACGCAAACATCCCGACGGGCTCCGACGAATCATCGCGAGCTCGAGGTATGGCGACTTGCCATGGAGCTGGTCGTCGAGATCTACGCCGCGACGAGCATGTTTCCCGCGGACGAGCGCTTCGGCCTGACATCGCAATTGCGTCGTGCGGCGGTTTCCATTCCGGCGAACATCGCCGAAGGAAAAGCGCGGTTCGGCACGGCCGAATATCGCCGGTTCGTCTCGATCGCCCGCGGCTCAGTTGCCGAGCTCGAAACCGAACTCGAATTGGCAGTACGACTCGGTTTCGTGCCTCGCGAACGTCTGCACACCGCTGTAGCTCAACTCGATGGCGTGAGCCGAATGCTGACAACGCTCGTCAAGCGTCTTTCCTCCTGA
- a CDS encoding TIGR00266 family protein translates to MADQIDYRLIGDDLQAVIITLDPGEMVQAEAGSMMYMQDGIVMNTTLDPNQQGGGMLGKLFQGAKRALSGDTFFVTTFANAGNRRQDVAFSSHFPGKIMPVDLRDWNGTIIAQKDSFLCAARGANVTIAFTRRIGAGFFGGEGFILQRIEGDGLAFLHASGTIHEIDLAAGESLRVDTGCLVAMEAQVDYDIQMVPGIKTALFGGEGLFFAALRGPGRVLLQTMPFSRLADRILAAAPGRHDHRAERLGAAGIIGGVLGSMIDGDR, encoded by the coding sequence ATGGCTGACCAAATCGACTACCGTCTCATCGGCGACGACCTCCAGGCCGTCATCATCACACTCGACCCCGGCGAGATGGTTCAGGCCGAAGCCGGATCGATGATGTACATGCAGGACGGCATCGTGATGAACACGACGCTCGATCCGAACCAGCAAGGCGGCGGCATGCTCGGCAAGCTGTTTCAGGGCGCCAAGCGCGCGCTGTCGGGGGACACGTTCTTCGTCACGACGTTCGCCAACGCCGGCAATCGCCGCCAGGACGTTGCGTTTTCGTCGCACTTTCCCGGCAAGATCATGCCGGTGGATCTCCGCGACTGGAACGGGACGATCATCGCGCAGAAGGATTCGTTTCTCTGCGCGGCGCGCGGCGCGAACGTGACGATCGCGTTCACGCGACGCATCGGCGCCGGCTTCTTCGGCGGCGAAGGATTCATCCTGCAGCGCATCGAGGGCGACGGGCTGGCGTTCCTTCACGCATCCGGCACCATCCACGAGATCGATCTCGCCGCCGGTGAATCGCTGCGCGTGGATACCGGCTGCCTGGTCGCGATGGAAGCGCAAGTCGATTACGACATTCAAATGGTGCCGGGGATCAAGACCGCGCTATTCGGCGGAGAAGGGCTCTTCTTCGCGGCGCTGCGCGGGCCCGGCCGCGTCCTGCTTCAAACGATGCCGTTCTCGCGCCTGGCCGATCGCATTCTCGCCGCGGCGCCCGGCCGCCACGATCATCGCGCCGAGCGGTTGGGAGCGGCGGGCATCATCGGCGGCGTGCTCGGATCGATGATCGACGGCGATCGCTGA
- a CDS encoding ABC transporter permease: MNVSVFFALLRRDIRVARKELLFFLIRTTMQPLLFVIVFGYLLPKMNFSQPGYQTVLLPGILAVSLSLSAIQSVALPMVQDFGWTKEIEDRLLAPVPTPLIAAEKIVAAMIQGTIAAAFVLPIARLVMGPIAGLTLAHGGEVALIVLLGSFAFSSLGMWLGTAIPPQQIGLMFSVIVAPMLFFGCAYYPWRGLDVVPVMKYLVLVNPMVYVAEGMRGALTPNVPHMPLAAVGLALVIIAVVFWVLGMRSFYKRAIG, translated from the coding sequence TTGAACGTCTCCGTCTTCTTCGCGCTGCTGCGGCGCGACATACGCGTGGCGCGCAAAGAGCTTCTGTTTTTCCTCATCCGGACGACGATGCAGCCGCTGCTCTTCGTCATCGTCTTCGGCTACCTGTTGCCGAAGATGAACTTTTCGCAACCGGGCTATCAGACCGTCCTGCTGCCCGGCATTCTCGCGGTGAGCCTCAGTCTGTCAGCGATTCAGTCGGTCGCGCTGCCGATGGTGCAGGATTTCGGCTGGACGAAAGAGATCGAGGATCGCCTGCTCGCGCCGGTGCCGACGCCGCTCATCGCGGCGGAGAAAATTGTGGCCGCGATGATTCAGGGCACCATCGCCGCGGCCTTCGTGTTGCCGATCGCGCGCCTGGTGATGGGCCCGATCGCGGGACTGACGCTTGCGCACGGCGGCGAAGTGGCGCTCATCGTGCTGCTCGGATCGTTTGCGTTCTCATCGCTCGGCATGTGGCTGGGTACGGCGATTCCTCCGCAGCAAATCGGGCTGATGTTCAGCGTGATCGTCGCGCCGATGCTCTTCTTCGGCTGTGCATACTATCCTTGGCGGGGATTGGACGTCGTGCCGGTGATGAAGTATCTCGTGCTCGTGAATCCCATGGTCTACGTGGCGGAAGGAATGCGGGGCGCACTGACTCCGAACGTGCCGCACATGCCGCTCGCCGCGGTGGGGCTCGCGCTCGTGATCATCGCCGTGGTGTTTTGGGTGTTGGGAATGCGCAGCTTCTACAAGAGAGCGATTGGATGA